One stretch of Bremerella cremea DNA includes these proteins:
- a CDS encoding FHA domain-containing protein — protein MSDLQDRHTLLESNDDSASVPARTSKRSQNQTHPPDAELFRPTQRPPVSILTVCDDGKRSGETLRLRDNVFQIGRTEGDLCLSHDELISSRHVSITREFVDNQHRLKIADLQSRNGLFFKIVKSRLEDQVEVIIGAGKYRFELPPGVPSQASPPEITSGGTVSLESATDVQAPAWVELLPGGKTSTTLLVEPEYWIGRGKTCRIRRENDAFASRKHALLLRSESGRWSIKNNKSVNGVWLRMPQATLAPGQHCEFRIGEQLFHLKFGA, from the coding sequence ATGAGTGACCTTCAAGATCGTCATACTTTGTTAGAATCGAACGACGACTCCGCGTCAGTTCCAGCACGAACTTCCAAGCGATCCCAGAATCAAACTCATCCCCCCGATGCCGAACTTTTCCGTCCCACACAACGTCCTCCAGTCTCGATTTTGACCGTCTGCGACGATGGCAAACGAAGTGGCGAGACGCTTCGCCTACGCGACAACGTATTCCAAATTGGGCGGACGGAGGGAGACCTTTGCCTTTCTCACGACGAACTTATCTCGTCACGCCACGTTTCGATTACCAGAGAATTCGTCGACAATCAGCACCGACTCAAGATTGCCGATCTGCAAAGCCGCAACGGTTTGTTCTTCAAAATCGTTAAGTCGAGGCTAGAAGATCAGGTTGAAGTGATCATCGGTGCCGGAAAGTACCGTTTTGAACTTCCCCCTGGCGTTCCTTCTCAGGCCTCTCCTCCCGAAATTACCTCAGGCGGCACCGTTTCCTTGGAATCGGCCACGGATGTCCAAGCCCCGGCCTGGGTCGAGCTCTTACCTGGTGGAAAGACCTCGACCACCTTGCTGGTAGAACCGGAATACTGGATCGGTCGAGGCAAAACGTGCCGTATTCGCCGCGAGAACGATGCTTTCGCCAGCCGCAAACATGCTTTATTGCTGCGTAGCGAGAGTGGTCGGTGGTCGATCAAAAATAATAAATCCGTTAACGGCGTTTGGCTACGCATGCCCCAGGCCACCCTCGCTCCCGGCCAACACTGCGAATTTCGGATCGGCGAGCAATTGTTTCACCTCAAATTTGGGGCCTGA
- a CDS encoding excinuclease ABC subunit UvrC, which produces MADNSNVPEDSPPPAENPQQGKPAEHVPFTLTADKVRKFPTTSGVYIFKDDKGRVIYVGKAKNLRSRASSYFLAEAAVDQRTGYWVNEIADADFLETENEVDALLAESRLIKDVQPKYNKEQKDDKTFPYLMITQREDFPRVEFTREPRDKNAKLYGPFASASALRGAIQVLQRIFKFRTCDLDIDETDERWKWFRPCLLASIDQCTAPCNLRISKEEYRKDIRRLQMFLEGNGTRLVKQLQEEMREASKNLEFEKAAKLRDEITMLDRLDERGELETHAQPEVFYVDPKKGLAGLRKVLGLTTTPRTIEGVDIAHLGGSDTVASLVQFLDGLPFKPGYRRFKIRGVDGIDDFRSIHEVVARRFKRLSDNSEVFPDILLIDGGKGQLNAAMAAFRDLRIEPPTVISLAKRDEEIYRPGESEPIRLSRHSFALRLLQYVRDESHRFAQHYHHLLREKRTFDR; this is translated from the coding sequence ATGGCAGACAATTCCAACGTTCCAGAGGACTCCCCCCCTCCGGCAGAGAACCCCCAGCAAGGCAAGCCAGCGGAGCACGTCCCCTTTACGCTGACAGCGGATAAGGTGCGCAAATTCCCCACCACCTCTGGTGTCTATATCTTTAAAGACGATAAGGGACGCGTGATTTACGTGGGCAAGGCGAAGAACCTACGCTCGCGGGCGAGTTCCTATTTTCTGGCCGAAGCTGCGGTCGATCAGCGCACCGGCTATTGGGTGAACGAGATTGCCGATGCCGACTTCCTGGAGACCGAAAACGAGGTCGACGCCCTCCTGGCCGAATCACGGCTCATCAAAGATGTCCAGCCAAAATACAACAAGGAACAAAAAGACGACAAAACGTTCCCCTACCTGATGATCACCCAACGTGAGGACTTCCCACGGGTGGAGTTCACGCGGGAACCACGCGACAAGAACGCCAAGCTGTACGGTCCCTTCGCTAGTGCCAGTGCGCTGCGTGGAGCCATTCAAGTGCTGCAGCGTATTTTCAAATTTCGCACCTGCGACCTCGATATCGACGAAACGGATGAACGCTGGAAGTGGTTTCGCCCGTGCCTTCTCGCCAGCATCGATCAATGCACCGCGCCCTGTAACCTCAGGATCAGTAAAGAAGAATACCGCAAGGATATTCGTCGCCTGCAGATGTTTCTGGAAGGCAACGGGACGCGTCTGGTGAAGCAGCTCCAAGAAGAGATGCGAGAAGCCTCCAAAAACCTGGAATTCGAGAAAGCGGCCAAGTTACGCGACGAGATCACCATGCTCGACCGCCTCGACGAACGGGGCGAGTTGGAAACTCATGCCCAACCCGAGGTGTTTTATGTCGATCCCAAAAAGGGACTAGCTGGCCTGCGTAAAGTACTCGGCCTGACGACGACACCACGGACGATTGAAGGGGTCGACATTGCTCACCTCGGTGGCAGTGACACGGTAGCCAGCCTGGTGCAGTTTTTGGATGGCCTCCCTTTCAAGCCAGGTTATCGCCGCTTTAAGATTCGTGGCGTTGACGGCATAGACGACTTTCGCAGCATCCACGAAGTAGTCGCGCGGCGATTCAAACGCCTGAGTGACAATTCCGAGGTCTTCCCTGATATTCTCTTAATTGATGGTGGTAAAGGGCAACTTAACGCCGCCATGGCAGCTTTTCGCGATCTGCGGATTGAACCTCCTACGGTCATCTCGCTTGCCAAGCGAGACGAAGAAATTTATCGCCCCGGCGAAAGCGAACCAATTCGCTTGAGTCGACACTCATTTGCGTTGCGGTTACTGCAGTACGTTCGTGACGAATCTCACCGCTTCGCGCAGCACTACCACCATTTGCTGCGGGAAAAACGAACGTTCGATCGATAG